A genomic region of Cydia amplana chromosome 5, ilCydAmpl1.1, whole genome shotgun sequence contains the following coding sequences:
- the LOC134647838 gene encoding elongation factor Ts, mitochondrial isoform X1 gives MKQKVKCYSKMIFQLVRTLHTSPLCRAVESSLLAKLRKKTGYTIANCKKALEMHNNDSEKAESWLNEQAQAMGWAKATKLAGRTALQGLVAVKFDMSHGALVELNCETDFVAKNDKFQKLMEDAAVACFKFAHTNLQAKGPVTKMELDSEQLGNLSADGKKLSEVLALFIGNVGENAVLRRAECWKANTADVRISAYTHPAAAGAYSAGKYGALLAYRQPADTEDVGRQLCQHIVGCAPAKIGDKNIDKPAKDSDDETCLIYQEYLLDPTYTVDEILEQNKVQIVDYVRFSCGENVEANMPGVEKQPLDTVQTLQ, from the exons ATGAAGCAAAAAGTAAAGTGTTATTCAAAG ATGATATTCCAGTTGGTGCGGACCCTCCACACAAGTCCTCTGTGCAGAGCAGTAGAGTCTTCACTGCTGGCTAAACTTCGGAAGAAAACGGGCTACACCATTGCTAATTGCAAAAAGGCACTTGAGATGCACAACAATGATTCAGAAAAG GCCGAATCCTGGCTCAATGAGCAAGCGCAAGCCATGGGCTGGGCGAAAGCTACAAAGCTGGCCGGACGCACAGCACTCCAGGGGCTCGTAGCTGTTAAGTTTGACATGAGTCATGGGGCCCTGGTAGAACTCAACTGTGAAACAGACTTTGTAGCAAAAAATGATAAGTTCCAGAAACTGATGGAAGACGCTGCTGTTGCTTGTTTCAAATTCGCACACACCAACCTGCAAGCCAAAGGTCCAGTGACTAAG ATGGAACTTGACAGCGAGCAGCTCGGCAACCTATCCGCAGACGGCAAAAAGTTATCCGAAGTCCTGGCGCTATTCATCGGAAACGTGGGCGAGAACGCCGTGCTGAGACGCGCCGAGTGCTGGAAGGCGAACACCGCGGACGTGCGGATCTCCGCCTACACGCACCCCGCGGCCGCCGGCGCCTACTCGGCCGGCAAGTACGGCGCGCTGCTCGCATACCGCCAGCCCGCAGACACCGAGGACGTCGGCCGACAGCTCTGCCAACACATAGTCGGGTGCGCGCCCGCCAAAATAGGCGACAAAAACATCGACAAACCCGCCAAGGACTCCGACGACGAGACCTGCCTCATCTACCAAGAGTACCTCCTAGACCCCACCTATACTGTCGATGAAATATTAGAACAGAATAAAGTCCAAATCGTCGATTACGTTAGATTCTCGTGCGGTGAGAATGTAGAAGCGAATATGCCCGGTGTCGAAAAGCAGCCGTTGGACACGGTGCAAACGTTACAGTAG
- the LOC134647838 gene encoding elongation factor Ts, mitochondrial isoform X2 has product MIFQLVRTLHTSPLCRAVESSLLAKLRKKTGYTIANCKKALEMHNNDSEKAESWLNEQAQAMGWAKATKLAGRTALQGLVAVKFDMSHGALVELNCETDFVAKNDKFQKLMEDAAVACFKFAHTNLQAKGPVTKMELDSEQLGNLSADGKKLSEVLALFIGNVGENAVLRRAECWKANTADVRISAYTHPAAAGAYSAGKYGALLAYRQPADTEDVGRQLCQHIVGCAPAKIGDKNIDKPAKDSDDETCLIYQEYLLDPTYTVDEILEQNKVQIVDYVRFSCGENVEANMPGVEKQPLDTVQTLQ; this is encoded by the exons ATGATATTCCAGTTGGTGCGGACCCTCCACACAAGTCCTCTGTGCAGAGCAGTAGAGTCTTCACTGCTGGCTAAACTTCGGAAGAAAACGGGCTACACCATTGCTAATTGCAAAAAGGCACTTGAGATGCACAACAATGATTCAGAAAAG GCCGAATCCTGGCTCAATGAGCAAGCGCAAGCCATGGGCTGGGCGAAAGCTACAAAGCTGGCCGGACGCACAGCACTCCAGGGGCTCGTAGCTGTTAAGTTTGACATGAGTCATGGGGCCCTGGTAGAACTCAACTGTGAAACAGACTTTGTAGCAAAAAATGATAAGTTCCAGAAACTGATGGAAGACGCTGCTGTTGCTTGTTTCAAATTCGCACACACCAACCTGCAAGCCAAAGGTCCAGTGACTAAG ATGGAACTTGACAGCGAGCAGCTCGGCAACCTATCCGCAGACGGCAAAAAGTTATCCGAAGTCCTGGCGCTATTCATCGGAAACGTGGGCGAGAACGCCGTGCTGAGACGCGCCGAGTGCTGGAAGGCGAACACCGCGGACGTGCGGATCTCCGCCTACACGCACCCCGCGGCCGCCGGCGCCTACTCGGCCGGCAAGTACGGCGCGCTGCTCGCATACCGCCAGCCCGCAGACACCGAGGACGTCGGCCGACAGCTCTGCCAACACATAGTCGGGTGCGCGCCCGCCAAAATAGGCGACAAAAACATCGACAAACCCGCCAAGGACTCCGACGACGAGACCTGCCTCATCTACCAAGAGTACCTCCTAGACCCCACCTATACTGTCGATGAAATATTAGAACAGAATAAAGTCCAAATCGTCGATTACGTTAGATTCTCGTGCGGTGAGAATGTAGAAGCGAATATGCCCGGTGTCGAAAAGCAGCCGTTGGACACGGTGCAAACGTTACAGTAG
- the LOC134647839 gene encoding uncharacterized protein LOC134647839, whose amino-acid sequence MLTDDISDKESEYEDRSPEGSPNIMKKSLSSVGFRSSTENQNARPLALRATQSFTGAVEELRFCGNFQRMNLCNRINVMSAPKIATVCPCGCLLRPATAVPFRTREQNTLALHVVPPEVLNYHGYCFEPNQIAMFWKKDCRMFLWKGQAKMKNVMRADSHKK is encoded by the coding sequence ATGTTAACAGATGATATTTCGGATAAAGAGAGCGAATATGAAGATAGGAGTCCTGAAGGCAGTCCGAATATAATGAAGAAGTCATTATCTTCAGTGGGTTTCCGAAGCAGTACGGAGAATCAAAATGCGAGGCCATTAGCGTTGCGAGCGACGCAATCCTTCACCGGAGCTGTTGAAGAGCTTCGATTTTGTGGTAATTTTCAAAGAATGAATTTGTGTAATAGGATAAATGTGATGTCAGCACCAAAAATAGCCACGGTTTGTCCATGTGGGTGTCTGCTGAGACCCGCCACGGCCGTACCCTTCCGTACTCGGGAACAGAACACATTGGCACTTCACGTCGTCCCCCCAGAGGTGCTCAACTATCATGGATACTGTTTTGAGCCGAACCAAATAGCCATGTTTTGGAAGAAAGACTGTAGAATGTTCTTGTGGAAAGGCCAAGCGAAAATGAAGAACGTGATGCGCGCAGATTCTCATAAGAAATAA
- the LOC134647862 gene encoding villin-like protein quail isoform X2 — protein sequence MDEYQDEDGGSTRVAEAAFRTVPRDHTAFIIWRVAESGTEMLPRNHYGTFYDGEAYLVYSSSMPGQPAGPDVIRKEVKENGNTECAERHIHAWAGERCGALAALALRRGTQLSSYLAVPTAIHREAASKESPRLLSYFRDGIRILRSGCNLNGSARLYRVRGRRPVLVQLDPVSWSQLAADGVFVLDTASLLVLWLGRAANLIEKMFGAKIAYRMARGADKGMTARRIAIAHDGYEQTLPPGDRALLDALLELRARSVRPATPPADPPRPARLYRATQPPRVAPITTPSQRPAARLEELKRAPLFREDLVDDGVYIVDAGSRGVWAWVGPSAGASASRGALAAARGLARARRHVGPVSVTAAGREPLEFAALFHDWRWCDKRRDNRVRVARSATTRLDAVSLASNAWLAAEAQLPDDGSGALRVWRVQNGLIEVERPQAAVFYDRDCYVVLYTYHAPTGDQSILYYWMGGSSPNDLRNLGAKEAKDLYNKLGRFPVQAWVYQGKEPAHFLQIFKGRMITYVGSASDYDPMGRRVVAPSRALILVSGQYAREARGAEVRRGAAGRGACYVLREGARVWVWCAAHATGDEREVAKNMAAAEHTLVMQGKCQDSTRARPAARRCGGERRGAARATCCARARACGCGARRTPRATNARSLKTWPRPSTRSSCKVSVRTVRARGPRRGGAAGSGGARRVLRAARGRARVGVVRGARHGRRTRGR from the exons ATGGATGAATATCAG GATGAGGATGGCGGGAGCACTCGCGTCGCGGAGGCGGCGTTCCGGACCGTCCCGCGCGACCACACCGCCTTCATAATCTGGAGGGTCGCG GAATCGGGCACAGAAATGCTTCCGCGTAACCACTACGGCACCTTCTACGATGGGGAAGCCTATTTAGTGTACTCCTCGTCTATGCCTGGCCAGCCAGCAGGCCCGGATGTTAtt CGCAAAGAAGTTAAAGAGAACGGCAATACGGAATGCGCTGAACGCCACATCCACGCATGGGCTGGCGAGCGTTGCGGCGCCCTAGCGGCCTTGGCGCTTCGCCGCGGGACTCAGCTATCTTCCTACCTGGCTGTGCCCACCGCCATACACCGAGAGGCCGCCAGCAAGGAATCCCCCAGGCTGTTATCGTACTTCCGTGATGGGATCAG AATCCTGCGAAGCGGTTGCAACCTGAACGGCAGCGCGCGTCTATACCGCGTGCGCGGGCGCCGCCCCGTACTCGTTCAACTGGACCCGGTGTCGTGGTCGCAGCTTGCGGCTGACGGGGTCTTCGTGCTCGACACCGCCTCGCTGCTGGTGCTGTGGCTCGGCCGCGCCGCTAACTTGATCGAGAAGATGTTTGGTGCTAAG aTCGCATACCGCATGGCGCGGGGCGCGGACAAGGGCATGACCGCCCGTCGCATCGCCATCGCGCACGACGGCTACGAGCAGACGCTCCCGCCCGGCGACCGCGCGCTGCTCGACGCGCTGCTGGAGCTGCGCGCGCGCTCCGTGCGGCCCGCCACGCCGCCCGCGGACCCGCCGCGCCCTGCGAGGCTGTATCGCGCGACGCAGCCGCCGCGTGTCGCGCCCATCACCACTCCGTCGCAGCGGCCGGCGGCGAGGCTTGAGGAGCTCAAGCGGGCGCCGCTGTTTAGGGAGGATTTGGTTGACGAC GGAGTTTACATCGTTGACGCCGGCAGCCGTGGCGTGTGGGCCTGGGTGGGGCCGTCGGCCGGAGCCTCCGCGAGCCGTGGGGCCCTCGCCGCGGCCCGAGGCCTCGCACGCGCTCGCCGCCACGTAGGCCCCGTGTCAGTCACTGCTGCAG GCCGCGAACCGCTGGAATTCGCTGCGTTGTTCCACGATTGGCGCTGGTGCGACAAACGCCGCGACAATCGCGTGCGAGTCGCTCGTTCTGCTACAACACGGCTGGATGCCGTCAGTCTGGCGTCCAATGCATGGCTTGCAGCCGAG GCACAGCTCCCGGATGACGGGTCGGGTGCATTGCGTGTATGGCGCGTGCAAAATGGGCTCATAGAGGTGGAGCGCCCGCAGGCTGCCGTGTTCTACGACCGGGACTGCTACGTCGTGCTGTACACCTACCACGCGCCGACTGGAGACCAGTCCATACTCTACTACTGGATG GGTGGCTCTTCGCCAAATGATCTGAGGAATTTGGGTGCTAAAGAAGCTAAAGACCTCTACAATAAGTTGGGGCGTTTTCCCGTCCAG GCGTGGGTTTATCAAGGCAAGGAACCGGCGCACTTCTTGCAAATTTTCAAAGGACGTATGATCACTTATGTCGGCAGCGCTTCAGACTACGATC CTATGGGCCGTCGTGTGGTAGCACCATCACGCGCGCTCATCCTCGTGTCGGGGCAGTACGCGCGCGAGGCCCGCGGCGCGGAGGTGCGGCGGGGGGCGGCGGGGCGCGGCGCGTGCTACGTGCTGCGCGAGGGCGCGCGCGTGTGGGTGTGGTGCGCGGCGCACGCCACGGGCGACGAACGCGAGGTCGCTAAAAACATGGCCGCGGCCGAGCACACGCTCGTCATGCAAGGTAAGTGTCAGGACAGTACGCGCGCGAGGCCCGCGGCGCGGAGGTGCGGCGGGGAGCGGCGGGGCGCGGCGCGTGCTACGTGCTGCGCGAGGGCGCGCGCGTGTGGGTGTGGTGCGCGGCGCACGCCACGGGCGACGAACGCGAGGTCGCTAAAAACATGGCCGCGGCCGAGCACACGCTCGTCATGCAAGGTAAGTGTCAGGACAGTACGCGCGCGAGGCCCGCGGCGCGGAGGTGCGGCGGGGAGCGGCGGGGCGCGGCGCGTGCTACGTGCTGCGCGAGGGCGCGCGCGTGTGGGTGTGGTGCGCGGCGCACGCCACGGGCGACGAACGCGAGGTCGCTAA
- the LOC134647862 gene encoding villin-like protein quail isoform X3, translating into MHVLEIGADQDEDGGSTRVAEAAFRTVPRDHTAFIIWRVAESGTEMLPRNHYGTFYDGEAYLVYSSSMPGQPAGPDVIRKEVKENGNTECAERHIHAWAGERCGALAALALRRGTQLSSYLAVPTAIHREAASKESPRLLSYFRDGIRILRSGCNLNGSARLYRVRGRRPVLVQLDPVSWSQLAADGVFVLDTASLLVLWLGRAANLIEKMFGAKIAYRMARGADKGMTARRIAIAHDGYEQTLPPGDRALLDALLELRARSVRPATPPADPPRPARLYRATQPPRVAPITTPSQRPAARLEELKRAPLFREDLVDDGVYIVDAGSRGVWAWVGPSAGASASRGALAAARGLARARRHVGPVSVTAAGREPLEFAALFHDWRWCDKRRDNRVRVARSATTRLDAVSLASNAWLAAEAQLPDDGSGALRVWRVQNGLIEVERPQAAVFYDRDCYVVLYTYHAPTGDQSILYYWMGGSSPNDLRNLGAKEAKDLYNKLGRFPVQAWVYQGKEPAHFLQIFKGRMITYVGSASDYDPMGRRVVAPSRALILVSGQYAREARGAEVRRGAAGRGACYVLREGARVWVWCAAHATGDEREVAKNMAAAEHTLVMQGKEKPDFWAVIGDRRDLLVASPLKEMERPLPPRLFYVSLGAPGQYSFEEIISFSQYDLAPETAALLDAHTSVFVWLGAHCCQRAKDDARALAGAYLAQDPAARDPDTPVIVLSQGREPPHFTGFFPHWKHSMWKGHKTFSAIISALEGKAIVQNGNSALQSGNSANRFDQHEKYPLAVLRGPKDHLPPDVDPLAKELYLTHDDFVSAFHMPYSDFRALPGWKQKDLKKSVGLF; encoded by the exons ATGCATGTCCTGGAGATTGGCGCTGACCAA GATGAGGATGGCGGGAGCACTCGCGTCGCGGAGGCGGCGTTCCGGACCGTCCCGCGCGACCACACCGCCTTCATAATCTGGAGGGTCGCG GAATCGGGCACAGAAATGCTTCCGCGTAACCACTACGGCACCTTCTACGATGGGGAAGCCTATTTAGTGTACTCCTCGTCTATGCCTGGCCAGCCAGCAGGCCCGGATGTTAtt CGCAAAGAAGTTAAAGAGAACGGCAATACGGAATGCGCTGAACGCCACATCCACGCATGGGCTGGCGAGCGTTGCGGCGCCCTAGCGGCCTTGGCGCTTCGCCGCGGGACTCAGCTATCTTCCTACCTGGCTGTGCCCACCGCCATACACCGAGAGGCCGCCAGCAAGGAATCCCCCAGGCTGTTATCGTACTTCCGTGATGGGATCAG AATCCTGCGAAGCGGTTGCAACCTGAACGGCAGCGCGCGTCTATACCGCGTGCGCGGGCGCCGCCCCGTACTCGTTCAACTGGACCCGGTGTCGTGGTCGCAGCTTGCGGCTGACGGGGTCTTCGTGCTCGACACCGCCTCGCTGCTGGTGCTGTGGCTCGGCCGCGCCGCTAACTTGATCGAGAAGATGTTTGGTGCTAAG aTCGCATACCGCATGGCGCGGGGCGCGGACAAGGGCATGACCGCCCGTCGCATCGCCATCGCGCACGACGGCTACGAGCAGACGCTCCCGCCCGGCGACCGCGCGCTGCTCGACGCGCTGCTGGAGCTGCGCGCGCGCTCCGTGCGGCCCGCCACGCCGCCCGCGGACCCGCCGCGCCCTGCGAGGCTGTATCGCGCGACGCAGCCGCCGCGTGTCGCGCCCATCACCACTCCGTCGCAGCGGCCGGCGGCGAGGCTTGAGGAGCTCAAGCGGGCGCCGCTGTTTAGGGAGGATTTGGTTGACGAC GGAGTTTACATCGTTGACGCCGGCAGCCGTGGCGTGTGGGCCTGGGTGGGGCCGTCGGCCGGAGCCTCCGCGAGCCGTGGGGCCCTCGCCGCGGCCCGAGGCCTCGCACGCGCTCGCCGCCACGTAGGCCCCGTGTCAGTCACTGCTGCAG GCCGCGAACCGCTGGAATTCGCTGCGTTGTTCCACGATTGGCGCTGGTGCGACAAACGCCGCGACAATCGCGTGCGAGTCGCTCGTTCTGCTACAACACGGCTGGATGCCGTCAGTCTGGCGTCCAATGCATGGCTTGCAGCCGAG GCACAGCTCCCGGATGACGGGTCGGGTGCATTGCGTGTATGGCGCGTGCAAAATGGGCTCATAGAGGTGGAGCGCCCGCAGGCTGCCGTGTTCTACGACCGGGACTGCTACGTCGTGCTGTACACCTACCACGCGCCGACTGGAGACCAGTCCATACTCTACTACTGGATG GGTGGCTCTTCGCCAAATGATCTGAGGAATTTGGGTGCTAAAGAAGCTAAAGACCTCTACAATAAGTTGGGGCGTTTTCCCGTCCAG GCGTGGGTTTATCAAGGCAAGGAACCGGCGCACTTCTTGCAAATTTTCAAAGGACGTATGATCACTTATGTCGGCAGCGCTTCAGACTACGATC CTATGGGCCGTCGTGTGGTAGCACCATCACGCGCGCTCATCCTCGTGTCGGGGCAGTACGCGCGCGAGGCCCGCGGCGCGGAGGTGCGGCGGGGGGCGGCGGGGCGCGGCGCGTGCTACGTGCTGCGCGAGGGCGCGCGCGTGTGGGTGTGGTGCGCGGCGCACGCCACGGGCGACGAACGCGAGGTCGCTAAAAACATGGCCGCGGCCGAGCACACGCTCGTCATGCAAG GCAAAGAGAAGCCGGACTTCTGGGCGGTCATCGGAGACCGCCGCGACCTGTTGGTAGCCTCGCCGCTGAAGGAGATGGAACGCCCGCTGCCGCCGCGCCTCTTCTACGTGTCTTTGGGTGCTCCTGGACAGTATTCTt tTGAGGAGATCATCTCGTTCAGCCAGTACGACCTGGCGCCAGAGACGGCGGCATTGCTGGACGCGCACACGAGCGTGTTCGTGTGGCTGGGCGCGCACTGCTGCCAGCGCGCCAAGGATGACGCCCGCGCGCTCGCGGGGGCTTACCTCGCACAAG ACCCGGCCGCGCGCGACCCCGACACGCCGGTGATCGTGCTGAGCCAGGGCCGGGAGCCGCCGCACTTCACGGGCTTCTTCCCGCACTGGAAACACTCCATGTGGAAA GGCCACAAAACATTCAGCGCCATCATCAGCGCCCTCGAAGGCAAGGCCATCGTGCAGAATGGCAACAGCGCGCTGCAGAGCGGCAACAGCGCGAACCGCTTCGACCAGCACGAGAAGTACCCGCTGGCCGTGCTGCGCGGGCCCAAGGACCATCTGCCTCCTGACGTCGACCCGCTAGCTAAGGAG CTTTACCTGACGCACGACGACTTCGTGTCCGCGTTCCACATGCCGTACAGCGATTTCCGCGCCCTACCCGGCTGGAAGCAGAAGGACCTCAAGAAATCCGTCGGCCTCTTCTGA
- the LOC134647862 gene encoding villin-like protein quail isoform X1 has product MHVLEIGADQDEDGGSTRVAEAAFRTVPRDHTAFIIWRVAESGTEMLPRNHYGTFYDGEAYLVYSSSMPGQPAGPDVIRKEVKENGNTECAERHIHAWAGERCGALAALALRRGTQLSSYLAVPTAIHREAASKESPRLLSYFRDGIRILRSGCNLNGSARLYRVRGRRPVLVQLDPVSWSQLAADGVFVLDTASLLVLWLGRAANLIEKMFGAKIAYRMARGADKGMTARRIAIAHDGYEQTLPPGDRALLDALLELRARSVRPATPPADPPRPARLYRATQPPRVAPITTPSQRPAARLEELKRAPLFREDLVDDGVYIVDAGSRGVWAWVGPSAGASASRGALAAARGLARARRHVGPVSVTAAGREPLEFAALFHDWRWCDKRRDNRVRVARSATTRLDAVSLASNAWLAAEAQLPDDGSGALRVWRVQNGLIEVERPQAAVFYDRDCYVVLYTYHAPTGDQSILYYWMGGSSPNDLRNLGAKEAKDLYNKLGRFPVQAWVYQGKEPAHFLQIFKGRMITYVGSASDYDPMGRRVVAPSRALILVSGQYAREARGAEVRRGAAGRGACYVLREGARVWVWCAAHATGDEREVAKNMAAAEHTLVMQGKCQDSTRARPAARRCGGERRGAARATCCARARACGCGARRTPRATNARSLKTWPRPSTRSSCKVSVRTVRARGPRRGGAAGSGGARRVLRAARGRARVGVVRGARHGRRTRGR; this is encoded by the exons ATGCATGTCCTGGAGATTGGCGCTGACCAA GATGAGGATGGCGGGAGCACTCGCGTCGCGGAGGCGGCGTTCCGGACCGTCCCGCGCGACCACACCGCCTTCATAATCTGGAGGGTCGCG GAATCGGGCACAGAAATGCTTCCGCGTAACCACTACGGCACCTTCTACGATGGGGAAGCCTATTTAGTGTACTCCTCGTCTATGCCTGGCCAGCCAGCAGGCCCGGATGTTAtt CGCAAAGAAGTTAAAGAGAACGGCAATACGGAATGCGCTGAACGCCACATCCACGCATGGGCTGGCGAGCGTTGCGGCGCCCTAGCGGCCTTGGCGCTTCGCCGCGGGACTCAGCTATCTTCCTACCTGGCTGTGCCCACCGCCATACACCGAGAGGCCGCCAGCAAGGAATCCCCCAGGCTGTTATCGTACTTCCGTGATGGGATCAG AATCCTGCGAAGCGGTTGCAACCTGAACGGCAGCGCGCGTCTATACCGCGTGCGCGGGCGCCGCCCCGTACTCGTTCAACTGGACCCGGTGTCGTGGTCGCAGCTTGCGGCTGACGGGGTCTTCGTGCTCGACACCGCCTCGCTGCTGGTGCTGTGGCTCGGCCGCGCCGCTAACTTGATCGAGAAGATGTTTGGTGCTAAG aTCGCATACCGCATGGCGCGGGGCGCGGACAAGGGCATGACCGCCCGTCGCATCGCCATCGCGCACGACGGCTACGAGCAGACGCTCCCGCCCGGCGACCGCGCGCTGCTCGACGCGCTGCTGGAGCTGCGCGCGCGCTCCGTGCGGCCCGCCACGCCGCCCGCGGACCCGCCGCGCCCTGCGAGGCTGTATCGCGCGACGCAGCCGCCGCGTGTCGCGCCCATCACCACTCCGTCGCAGCGGCCGGCGGCGAGGCTTGAGGAGCTCAAGCGGGCGCCGCTGTTTAGGGAGGATTTGGTTGACGAC GGAGTTTACATCGTTGACGCCGGCAGCCGTGGCGTGTGGGCCTGGGTGGGGCCGTCGGCCGGAGCCTCCGCGAGCCGTGGGGCCCTCGCCGCGGCCCGAGGCCTCGCACGCGCTCGCCGCCACGTAGGCCCCGTGTCAGTCACTGCTGCAG GCCGCGAACCGCTGGAATTCGCTGCGTTGTTCCACGATTGGCGCTGGTGCGACAAACGCCGCGACAATCGCGTGCGAGTCGCTCGTTCTGCTACAACACGGCTGGATGCCGTCAGTCTGGCGTCCAATGCATGGCTTGCAGCCGAG GCACAGCTCCCGGATGACGGGTCGGGTGCATTGCGTGTATGGCGCGTGCAAAATGGGCTCATAGAGGTGGAGCGCCCGCAGGCTGCCGTGTTCTACGACCGGGACTGCTACGTCGTGCTGTACACCTACCACGCGCCGACTGGAGACCAGTCCATACTCTACTACTGGATG GGTGGCTCTTCGCCAAATGATCTGAGGAATTTGGGTGCTAAAGAAGCTAAAGACCTCTACAATAAGTTGGGGCGTTTTCCCGTCCAG GCGTGGGTTTATCAAGGCAAGGAACCGGCGCACTTCTTGCAAATTTTCAAAGGACGTATGATCACTTATGTCGGCAGCGCTTCAGACTACGATC CTATGGGCCGTCGTGTGGTAGCACCATCACGCGCGCTCATCCTCGTGTCGGGGCAGTACGCGCGCGAGGCCCGCGGCGCGGAGGTGCGGCGGGGGGCGGCGGGGCGCGGCGCGTGCTACGTGCTGCGCGAGGGCGCGCGCGTGTGGGTGTGGTGCGCGGCGCACGCCACGGGCGACGAACGCGAGGTCGCTAAAAACATGGCCGCGGCCGAGCACACGCTCGTCATGCAAGGTAAGTGTCAGGACAGTACGCGCGCGAGGCCCGCGGCGCGGAGGTGCGGCGGGGAGCGGCGGGGCGCGGCGCGTGCTACGTGCTGCGCGAGGGCGCGCGCGTGTGGGTGTGGTGCGCGGCGCACGCCACGGGCGACGAACGCGAGGTCGCTAAAAACATGGCCGCGGCCGAGCACACGCTCGTCATGCAAGGTAAGTGTCAGGACAGTACGCGCGCGAGGCCCGCGGCGCGGAGGTGCGGCGGGGAGCGGCGGGGCGCGGCGCGTGCTACGTGCTGCGCGAGGGCGCGCGCGTGTGGGTGTGGTGCGCGGCGCACGCCACGGGCGACGAACGCGAGGTCGCTAA